A window of the Bradyrhizobium diazoefficiens genome harbors these coding sequences:
- a CDS encoding IS110 family transposase — protein sequence MDVLYERVAGLDVHKATVVACVRRTTAGKVERECRTFETTTAGLLALLEWLRESKCTHVAMEATGVYWKPVWNILSDGAFELILANAAHIKNVPGRKTDMNDAMWIADLVACGLLKASFVPKERLQELRSLMRTRKQLTREQTRHVQRIDKTLESANIKLGSVICEVMGVSGRRMIEAMIAGVRDPSKLAALAHAQIKASPKQLYDALHGRLTEHHRFLLQLHIGQYDALSAAIDQIDRQVDTAIARLDKEAADGQASFRDLISLLCTIPGVSTLAGTSILAEIGRDMSRFPSAGHLVAWAGLCPGQNESAGKRKRTRLRKGAPWLKTMLVQCAWAAKRKKDSFYNARFNRLSRRRGPQKAICAVAASLLTAIYHMFKDGTEHHDLGAAHFDHRSTAAKARRLVAQLAKLGYAAQLQPLPEAA from the coding sequence ATGGATGTCTTATACGAACGAGTGGCCGGATTGGATGTGCATAAGGCGACGGTCGTTGCCTGTGTGCGGAGAACGACGGCAGGGAAGGTGGAGCGGGAATGCCGCACCTTTGAGACGACGACGGCAGGGTTGCTGGCCTTGCTCGAGTGGCTGAGAGAAAGCAAGTGCACGCATGTCGCCATGGAGGCCACCGGCGTGTATTGGAAGCCGGTCTGGAACATTCTGAGCGATGGCGCTTTCGAGCTCATCCTGGCCAACGCCGCGCATATCAAGAACGTGCCTGGCCGCAAGACCGACATGAACGATGCGATGTGGATCGCCGATCTCGTGGCATGCGGCCTGCTGAAGGCGAGCTTCGTACCCAAGGAACGGCTGCAGGAGCTGCGCTCGCTGATGCGGACCCGCAAACAGCTTACGCGCGAGCAGACGCGGCATGTGCAGAGAATCGACAAGACGCTGGAATCTGCCAACATCAAGCTCGGTTCGGTGATCTGCGAGGTCATGGGTGTCAGCGGCCGACGCATGATCGAGGCGATGATCGCGGGGGTGCGTGACCCGAGCAAGCTGGCAGCGTTGGCTCATGCGCAGATCAAGGCCTCTCCCAAACAGCTTTATGACGCGCTCCATGGTCGGCTGACTGAGCATCATCGTTTTCTCCTGCAATTGCACATCGGGCAATACGATGCCCTGAGTGCGGCCATCGATCAGATCGATCGGCAAGTCGACACCGCGATTGCCAGGCTGGATAAGGAGGCCGCCGACGGCCAGGCCTCCTTTCGCGATCTGATCTCGCTCCTTTGTACGATCCCAGGTGTCAGCACCTTGGCTGGCACATCGATCCTGGCCGAGATTGGCCGCGACATGAGCCGCTTCCCGAGCGCAGGCCATCTCGTCGCCTGGGCTGGGTTGTGTCCGGGACAGAATGAGAGCGCCGGCAAGCGCAAACGCACGCGGCTGCGCAAAGGAGCGCCATGGCTGAAGACCATGCTCGTGCAGTGTGCCTGGGCCGCCAAGCGAAAGAAGGACAGCTTCTACAATGCCCGCTTCAACCGCCTGAGCCGCCGCCGTGGACCACAGAAAGCCATCTGCGCCGTGGCAGCCTCCCTGCTCACCGCCATCTATCATATGTTCAAGGACGGAACCGAGCACCACGACTTAGGCGCCGCGCATTTCGATCATCGCTCAACCGCCGCAAAGGCCAGACGTCTCGTCGCCCAGCTAGCCAAGCTTGGTTATGCCGCTCAGCTCCAGCCACTTCCGGAGGCCGCCTGA